In the Arachis ipaensis cultivar K30076 chromosome B10, Araip1.1, whole genome shotgun sequence genome, one interval contains:
- the LOC107620320 gene encoding uncharacterized protein LOC107620320 encodes MNLEGVGDAVRCRAFSVTLASPAIRWFNTLPQGSITTFADISQKFLARFTTRIAKAKHPINLLGVTQKPGEPTRKFLDRFNDECLEIDGLMDSVASLCLTNGLLNEDFRKHLTTKPVWTMQEIQSIAKEYINDEEVSKVVAANKQQPPNPPARQAHQVERYKEAPRDGTLNKLPKQPRVGRFTNYMPLTAPIVEVYQQIADKRILSRSRPLKERTGGNKSLYCDYHKGFGHKTQDYFDLKDALEQAIREVKLSEFSRLIREPRRRERERSEEGQSRTIKPR; translated from the coding sequence ATGAACTTGGAAGGGGTAGGCGACGCGGTTAGATGCCGGGCATTTTCCGTAACACTGGCCAGCCCGGCGATCCGATGGTTCAACACCCTCCCACAAGGATCCATCACAACTTTCGCAGACATATCCCAGAAGTTCCTAGCCCGGTTCACGACACGCATAGCCAAAGCAAAGCACCCGATCAACTTGTTAGGAGTTACCCAAAAACCCGGGGAGCCGACCAGGAAGTTCCTGGATAGGTTTAACGATGAATGTCTAGAAATCGATGGCCTCATGGACTCAGTCGCTAGCCTATGCCTAACAAACGGCCTGCTGAATGAAGACTTTAGGAAACACCTCACAACCAAGCCTGTATGGACCATGCAAGAAATCCAAAGCATAGCCAAAGAATACATTAATGACGAAGAGGTTAGCAAGGTTGTGGCAGCCAATAAACAGCAGCCCCCCAACCCGCCAGCCCGGCAGGCGCATCAGGTCGAAAGGTACAAAGAAGCTCCCAGGGACGGCACCCTAAACAAATTACCCAAGCAACCACGGGTAGGGAGGTTCACGAACTACATGCCACTTACGGCACCCATAGTGGAAGTCTATCAGCAAATTGCAGACAAAAGAATCCTATCCAGATCTAGACCCTTGAAGGAGAGAACGGGAGGCAACAAAAGCCTTTACTGCGATTACCACAAGGGATTTGGTCACAAAACACAAGACTATTTCGACCTCAAGGATGCCTTGGAACAGGCCATCAGAGAGGTGAAACTGAGCGAATTCTCCCGGCTCATCAGGGAGCCGAGGAGGCGGGAAAGGGAACGCTCCGAGGAAGGACAGAGCCGAACTATCAAGCCAAGGTAA